Proteins co-encoded in one Arenicella xantha genomic window:
- a CDS encoding AMP nucleosidase has translation MKTKKNIVDNWLPRYTGMELEGFGKYILLTNFANYLDLFAAQAGAEIVGRDKPMPCATANGITMINFGMGSPNTATICDLLSAIKPEAVLFLGKCGGLKKKNSVGDLILPIAAIRGEGTSNDYMLPEVPALPAFALQKAISTTIRDHQEDYWTGTVYTTNRRVWEHDKNFKRYLRKTRAMAIDMETATLFSAAFKNKFSAGALLLVSDVPMTPEGVKTDTSDAEATKSYAQMHVDIGIDSLKQLINNALTVKHLQF, from the coding sequence ATGAAAACTAAGAAAAATATTGTAGACAACTGGCTCCCCAGATACACCGGCATGGAACTCGAAGGTTTCGGGAAGTACATTCTTTTAACCAACTTCGCCAACTATCTGGATTTATTTGCAGCGCAAGCTGGTGCTGAGATCGTCGGACGCGATAAACCCATGCCGTGCGCCACTGCCAATGGCATTACCATGATCAACTTTGGCATGGGATCACCCAATACCGCCACTATTTGTGACCTATTGAGTGCAATCAAGCCCGAAGCGGTGCTGTTCTTGGGTAAATGCGGCGGCCTTAAAAAGAAAAATTCTGTTGGCGATTTAATTTTGCCCATCGCCGCCATCCGCGGCGAAGGAACCAGTAACGACTATATGTTGCCGGAAGTACCTGCATTACCAGCGTTCGCACTGCAAAAAGCCATCAGTACCACGATTCGTGACCACCAAGAAGACTATTGGACCGGAACCGTTTACACCACCAATCGTCGGGTATGGGAACACGACAAAAACTTTAAGCGCTACCTGCGTAAAACGCGAGCAATGGCGATTGATATGGAAACTGCCACGTTGTTCTCAGCCGCATTTAAAAACAAATTTTCAGCTGGCGCACTATTGTTGGTAAGCGATGTACCCATGACTCCAGAAGGCGTAAAAACCGATACCAGTGATGCCGAAGCAACTAAAAGCTATGCACAAATGCATGTAGACATTGGCATTGATAGCCTGAAGCAATTAATTAACAACGCACTCACCGTGAAGCACTTGCAGTTTTAA
- a CDS encoding class IV adenylate cyclase gives MANNIEIKARAAAFDTQREIARGISNASSVFTQQDTFFNVPEGRLKLRELRDADAQLIFYQRINQSGPTLSDYHISELPDATGMKSVLSKAYGVRQIVSKQRELFMVGRTRIHFDTVNDLGQFIELEVVLNDGDSIPEANAEAKRLMNQLAIQPEHLVDVAYVDLLDIAA, from the coding sequence ATGGCCAACAATATTGAGATAAAAGCACGGGCGGCGGCATTCGACACTCAGCGCGAAATCGCCCGTGGAATAAGCAACGCATCATCAGTGTTCACGCAACAAGACACATTTTTCAATGTGCCAGAAGGGCGGCTTAAACTCCGTGAGCTCAGGGATGCCGACGCGCAACTCATTTTTTATCAGCGTATCAATCAAAGCGGGCCAACATTGTCGGACTATCACATTAGCGAATTGCCCGACGCCACTGGGATGAAGTCGGTTCTCTCCAAAGCATACGGAGTGCGCCAAATCGTCAGCAAGCAGCGTGAATTATTTATGGTTGGCCGCACGCGAATTCATTTTGACACGGTCAACGATCTCGGTCAGTTCATCGAACTTGAAGTAGTTCTCAACGACGGTGACTCCATTCCCGAGGCAAATGCCGAAGCTAAGCGGCTAATGAACCAACTTGCTATTCAACCCGAGCATTTGGTCGACGTGGCCTACGTTGATTTATTGGATATTGCCGCATGA
- a CDS encoding M14 family metallopeptidase has product MNEDTRYAVGQPGKPWASAERGAWLAMQSIQRQYADEVLAKLSAVDACLTVEQYGALSYDPDRYPLFAAKSSNWQCDKPVALITGGVHGYETSGVQGALRFLVLHAPEFSQQFNLIIAPCISPWAYETINRWNPYAIDPNRSFEKNSPSQEAAALMAYVNSITDTITLHIDLHETTDTDNSEFRPALAARDNVEHAIWDIPDGFYLVGDSENPRDAFQAEIIAAVEAVTHIAPSDEDGRIIGERITQPGVINYAVKDLSLCTGFSDADFCTTTEVYPDSPLVDDENCIQAQVAAVIAALRYVYKQL; this is encoded by the coding sequence ATGAATGAAGACACTCGATACGCCGTTGGGCAACCTGGTAAGCCTTGGGCCAGTGCAGAACGTGGCGCGTGGTTGGCGATGCAGTCGATACAACGACAATACGCCGACGAGGTATTGGCCAAGTTGTCAGCCGTTGATGCATGTTTAACGGTAGAACAATATGGCGCTTTAAGTTACGACCCCGACCGGTACCCATTGTTCGCAGCTAAATCCTCTAACTGGCAGTGTGACAAGCCGGTTGCGCTTATTACCGGTGGTGTGCATGGCTATGAAACCAGCGGTGTGCAAGGTGCGTTACGTTTTCTAGTGCTGCATGCACCGGAATTTAGCCAACAGTTTAATCTGATTATCGCGCCTTGTATTAGCCCCTGGGCTTACGAGACGATTAACCGTTGGAACCCTTACGCGATTGATCCAAATCGGTCTTTTGAGAAAAATTCCCCGTCGCAAGAAGCGGCTGCCTTGATGGCATATGTCAACTCCATTACGGACACGATTACGCTGCATATTGACCTACATGAAACCACTGACACCGATAATTCGGAGTTTCGGCCTGCACTTGCGGCTCGCGATAATGTCGAGCATGCGATCTGGGATATTCCAGATGGCTTCTATCTAGTGGGCGATTCGGAGAACCCTCGAGATGCTTTTCAAGCAGAGATTATTGCCGCGGTTGAAGCGGTTACGCATATTGCGCCTTCTGATGAGGACGGGCGGATTATAGGGGAGCGAATCACTCAGCCTGGTGTTATTAATTATGCGGTGAAGGATTTGTCCTTGTGCACGGGATTTAGTGATGCGGATTTCTGTACCACGACCGAAGTGTATCCTGACAGCCCGTTAGTGGATGATGAAAACTGTATTCAGGCGCAGGTAGCGGCGGTAATTGCCGCATTGCGATACGTTTACAAGCAATTGTGA
- a CDS encoding DUF6498-containing protein has product MLLKHFLRNNRFGIRLGSAVRGNPDYELVSPLAKSVKVMLVLGLITLVLSAVELTVLKQAVGLWSNADELFSLIAALFVTFWLVIWTLPTVLLLFATLVLMFGRMVVVVQAGMVDFVLGVPGIGVRFTLAAKEINDAILVDAEPNSIFARSGKQIKIITELSNDNSAFGSDMTLLDLNHFKQAVSLNKMRETNLDALESSVHASVPIEAVPQSQSLTQSENSTGRGSLVLLILANLVPLFGVLFLRWDLSAIMVLYWAETGIIVLVTCLGMIIKRPIAGTLMSLFTVAHAGAFMAIHFLFIWTLFVTGFDESGSAPGISGDLVRVKQYMFTLWPALLAMTVSHLVALKSTISQGADISKDSIYPRIIMMHVTIIVGGGLVSVFGNALAALVLLVFLKLAVDIRGHLKQNVNL; this is encoded by the coding sequence ATGTTATTGAAACACTTTCTAAGAAATAATCGCTTTGGCATTCGGCTTGGGTCAGCCGTGCGCGGTAATCCTGACTATGAACTGGTATCACCGCTGGCTAAGTCGGTTAAAGTTATGCTGGTGCTGGGTTTGATAACATTGGTGTTGAGCGCTGTGGAACTGACAGTGCTCAAGCAGGCAGTGGGGTTGTGGTCTAACGCGGATGAGTTGTTCTCGCTTATTGCGGCGCTGTTCGTTACCTTTTGGCTGGTGATTTGGACCTTGCCAACTGTGCTTTTGTTGTTTGCAACGCTGGTGCTCATGTTCGGGCGAATGGTTGTTGTGGTGCAAGCAGGCATGGTTGATTTCGTGCTTGGGGTGCCGGGTATTGGGGTTCGTTTTACTTTGGCGGCTAAGGAAATTAACGACGCGATCTTAGTCGATGCCGAACCAAACTCGATATTCGCGCGTAGCGGAAAACAGATCAAAATCATCACTGAGCTTAGCAATGATAATTCGGCTTTTGGTTCGGACATGACGCTGCTTGATCTAAACCACTTTAAGCAAGCTGTTAGTCTAAATAAAATGCGCGAGACCAATCTTGACGCGTTAGAGTCTAGCGTCCACGCATCGGTACCGATTGAGGCTGTGCCACAATCGCAGTCGCTAACCCAGAGTGAGAATTCGACTGGTCGTGGGTCCCTTGTATTATTGATTCTAGCGAACTTGGTGCCGTTGTTTGGCGTGCTGTTTTTGCGCTGGGACCTGAGTGCGATTATGGTGTTGTACTGGGCTGAAACCGGAATTATTGTATTAGTGACCTGCTTAGGCATGATCATTAAACGACCGATTGCCGGAACCTTGATGAGTCTGTTTACCGTGGCGCACGCTGGGGCGTTTATGGCGATACATTTCTTGTTTATTTGGACGCTGTTTGTGACGGGATTTGATGAATCTGGTTCAGCGCCGGGGATTAGTGGTGACTTAGTGCGCGTTAAGCAGTACATGTTTACCTTATGGCCTGCGTTGCTGGCCATGACGGTAAGTCATTTGGTGGCATTAAAATCGACCATAAGCCAAGGCGCCGATATCTCGAAAGACAGTATTTACCCAAGAATCATTATGATGCATGTCACGATCATCGTAGGCGGTGGCTTAGTTTCAGTATTCGGCAATGCCTTGGCTGCTCTAGTGTTGTTAGTGTTTCTCAAGCTGGCGGTGGATATTCGCGGTCATTTGAAACAAAACGTAAACCTATAA
- a CDS encoding dipeptidyl-peptidase 3 family protein, whose product MKSLTPLISLLLIGALTSCSNETTSSAPEQTADASTSAAAAPATKPDTEKPSRFDIYSEVELNVDMSALTDQQKEMVALLIDAAKITDDIFWLQVWGDRQPLLDSIDDPKARQFAFYNYGPWDRLDADKPFLADAGPRPEGARFYPEDMSKGEFEAWDQVGKDGLYSIIQRDAEGNLKLVPYTTAYQAQIQEIADLLDQASKLAADQGFANYLTLRAEALRSNDYQASDMAWMENKTNPVELVIGPIETYQDALFGYRAAFETFVLIKDMAWSERLARFAKYMPELQQGLPVPEQYKAEVPGSDADLNAYDMAYCAGDCNSGAKTIAINLPNDEQVQLEKGTRRLQLKNAMRAKFDQILLPIAGELIAPDQRDNITFDAFFANTMFHEVAHGLGIKNTLDGSGTVRQALKEHSSALEEGKADILGLYMIQELRAKGEISEGELMDNYVTFLAGIFRSVRFGASSAHGRANMIRFNYFSQAGAFSRDSDTGTYRVNVAAFEQAVKGLSTKLLTLQGDGDYQTVATFVADNGQVSEQLQADLDRLAAASIPVDIVYKQGKEVLGL is encoded by the coding sequence ATGAAATCACTGACTCCACTTATTTCCTTGTTGTTAATTGGGGCCTTAACCTCCTGTAGCAACGAAACCACTTCCAGCGCGCCTGAGCAAACAGCTGACGCCAGTACAAGTGCAGCCGCAGCGCCAGCCACAAAACCCGATACTGAAAAACCTTCGCGCTTCGATATCTACTCTGAAGTAGAACTAAATGTCGATATGAGCGCGCTTACCGACCAACAGAAAGAAATGGTCGCGTTACTTATTGATGCAGCAAAAATAACCGACGACATTTTCTGGTTACAAGTATGGGGCGACCGACAGCCTTTGCTTGACAGTATTGATGACCCCAAAGCACGACAGTTCGCATTTTATAATTACGGCCCATGGGACCGCCTCGACGCCGATAAGCCGTTTTTAGCCGATGCTGGACCACGCCCCGAGGGCGCTCGCTTCTACCCCGAAGACATGAGCAAAGGTGAATTTGAGGCATGGGACCAAGTCGGCAAAGACGGCTTGTACTCGATCATCCAGCGCGACGCAGAGGGCAATCTCAAACTAGTGCCTTACACCACCGCTTATCAAGCGCAAATACAAGAGATTGCCGACTTGCTGGATCAAGCCTCAAAACTTGCGGCAGACCAAGGCTTCGCAAATTATCTCACGTTGCGAGCCGAAGCATTACGCAGTAATGATTATCAAGCCTCTGACATGGCATGGATGGAAAACAAAACTAACCCAGTAGAGTTGGTGATTGGCCCAATCGAAACCTACCAAGATGCCTTATTCGGTTATCGAGCCGCCTTTGAAACCTTTGTGCTTATTAAAGACATGGCTTGGAGTGAGAGACTCGCTCGGTTTGCTAAATATATGCCGGAATTGCAACAAGGCTTGCCGGTTCCCGAGCAATACAAAGCAGAAGTACCTGGGTCCGATGCAGATTTGAACGCCTATGACATGGCCTATTGTGCCGGAGACTGTAATTCCGGCGCGAAAACGATCGCAATCAACTTACCCAACGATGAACAAGTCCAGCTAGAGAAGGGCACGCGTCGACTGCAACTAAAAAATGCTATGCGCGCAAAGTTTGACCAAATATTACTCCCGATTGCCGGCGAATTAATTGCGCCCGACCAACGCGACAACATCACCTTCGACGCATTTTTCGCCAACACCATGTTTCACGAAGTCGCGCATGGCCTCGGCATTAAAAACACTCTCGACGGCTCCGGCACAGTACGACAAGCGCTTAAAGAACACTCATCGGCGCTGGAAGAGGGCAAAGCCGATATTCTCGGGCTATATATGATTCAAGAGCTCCGCGCGAAAGGCGAAATTAGCGAAGGCGAGTTGATGGACAATTATGTGACCTTCTTGGCCGGTATTTTTCGCTCAGTTCGATTTGGAGCTAGTAGCGCACACGGGCGCGCAAACATGATTCGATTTAACTATTTCAGCCAGGCTGGGGCGTTCTCGCGCGATTCAGACACCGGCACATATCGTGTCAATGTTGCCGCGTTCGAACAAGCTGTGAAAGGGTTAAGCACCAAGTTATTAACGCTGCAAGGCGACGGTGATTATCAAACTGTCGCAACCTTTGTGGCCGATAACGGGCAAGTAAGTGAGCAGTTACAAGCCGATCTTGACCGCTTGGCAGCTGCCAGCATTCCGGTCGACATCGTTTACAAGCAAGGCAAAGAAGTATTGGGCTTATAG
- a CDS encoding BON domain-containing protein, which translates to MQTNNRRLINLKPIALAAGLGLAISGAAFAGQHEIKTQDNADAATIEQWKGEAYQGWLDGKVEMALMLNTNLNAFEINTKTAMNTVTLSGTVDSPVHAELAEQIALGVDGIESVNNELTVDQDVVVNESREEQKSFSQHWTDATTTAKIKSKLLLEDTVKGLDISVDTDHSVVTLNGTVESDAAKDLVESIAENTESVATVNNQLIVVADKS; encoded by the coding sequence ATGCAAACCAATAACCGTAGATTAATTAACTTAAAGCCAATCGCACTTGCTGCAGGTTTAGGTTTAGCGATTTCCGGGGCCGCATTTGCCGGTCAACACGAGATCAAAACTCAAGACAACGCGGATGCCGCAACAATAGAGCAGTGGAAGGGTGAGGCATATCAAGGTTGGCTAGACGGAAAGGTGGAAATGGCCTTGATGCTCAATACCAATCTTAATGCGTTTGAGATCAACACTAAAACAGCGATGAACACGGTGACCTTGTCGGGCACGGTAGACAGTCCGGTACATGCTGAGTTGGCGGAACAAATCGCGCTAGGCGTGGATGGCATCGAAAGCGTCAACAATGAACTCACTGTCGATCAGGATGTCGTTGTGAACGAGAGTCGCGAGGAACAAAAGAGTTTTTCGCAGCATTGGACGGACGCCACAACCACCGCCAAAATCAAGTCAAAGCTGTTGCTGGAAGACACGGTGAAAGGCTTGGATATTAGCGTAGATACCGATCACTCGGTGGTTACCTTGAACGGAACCGTTGAGAGCGATGCAGCCAAAGACTTGGTCGAGAGTATCGCTGAAAACACCGAATCAGTTGCGACGGTGAATAATCAATTGATCGTGGTTGCTGACAAAAGCTAA